A genomic window from Streptococcus sanguinis includes:
- the trpE gene encoding anthranilate synthase component I has translation MQKILPADILSPILAYMRIQGDHKVILESIPRDSETARFSILAYNPVFEVRYENGELTKNGQVIEADPLDYLHDLTVRKDYHSDLPFGGGAIGFVGYDMISLYEEIGQIPVDVIGTPDMHFFVYESYMVFDHKKDKVYIVEEALYSDRSETELATSLERIMAELAQPAADEFSPLELSSLNFQSHIQQTTFEKMVEEARSLIRQGDMFQCVLSQRFSAEYSGRPLDYYRNLRVTNPSNYLFFYDFGDYQIIGASPESLVSVKQGQVTTNPIAGTRPRGKDEREDKALAKELLADEKEVAEHRMLVDLGRNDIGKIAQNNSVEVTKYMEVEYFRYVMHLTSVVRGQLLPQLTAMDALKSTLPAGTVSGAPKIRAMKRIYELEQEKRGIYAGAIGYLSATGDMDVAIAIRTMILKNGRAYVQAGAGIVYDSIPANEYQETINKAKSMTKIGEMQ, from the coding sequence ATGCAAAAGATTTTACCAGCTGATATTTTATCGCCGATTCTAGCTTACATGCGGATTCAGGGCGACCACAAGGTGATTTTGGAGAGTATTCCAAGAGATAGCGAAACAGCTCGTTTCTCTATCCTAGCCTATAATCCAGTCTTTGAAGTTCGCTATGAAAATGGGGAGCTGACAAAGAACGGACAAGTGATAGAGGCGGATCCCTTGGATTATCTTCATGACTTAACAGTAAGAAAAGATTATCATTCAGATTTGCCTTTTGGTGGTGGAGCCATCGGTTTTGTCGGTTACGATATGATTTCCCTCTATGAGGAGATTGGCCAGATTCCAGTTGATGTGATTGGAACGCCCGATATGCACTTTTTCGTCTATGAGAGTTACATGGTTTTTGACCATAAAAAAGACAAGGTCTATATCGTTGAGGAGGCACTCTACAGTGATAGAAGCGAAACTGAATTGGCTACAAGTCTGGAGCGTATCATGGCTGAGCTGGCGCAGCCTGCGGCAGATGAATTTTCACCACTGGAACTGTCCAGTTTGAACTTCCAGAGTCATATCCAGCAGACGACTTTTGAAAAAATGGTGGAAGAAGCGCGCAGCTTGATTCGGCAGGGAGATATGTTCCAATGTGTGCTTAGTCAGCGTTTTTCGGCAGAATATTCTGGTAGGCCGCTGGATTACTATCGCAATCTGCGTGTGACCAACCCTTCCAACTATCTCTTCTTTTATGACTTCGGGGATTATCAGATTATCGGAGCCAGCCCGGAAAGTCTGGTCTCTGTCAAGCAAGGTCAGGTTACGACCAATCCTATTGCTGGAACCAGACCGCGTGGGAAAGATGAGAGAGAGGATAAAGCTTTGGCGAAGGAGTTGCTGGCTGACGAGAAGGAAGTGGCGGAACACCGTATGTTAGTTGATTTGGGGCGTAATGATATCGGTAAAATTGCTCAGAATAACAGCGTGGAAGTCACGAAGTACATGGAAGTAGAGTATTTCCGTTATGTCATGCATCTGACCAGTGTGGTCCGTGGTCAGCTTTTGCCTCAACTGACAGCTATGGATGCGCTCAAGTCAACCCTGCCGGCTGGTACCGTCTCGGGCGCACCTAAGATTCGGGCCATGAAGCGCATTTATGAGTTGGAGCAGGAAAAGCGTGGCATTTATGCGGGGGCTATTGGCTATCTGTCTGCGACAGGCGATATGGATGTTGCCATTGCTATCCGAACCATGATTTTGAAAAATGGCAGAGCCTACGTCCAAGCAGGAGCGGGTATTGTTTATGACTCGATCCCTGCCAATGAATACCAAGAAACCATCAACAAGGCTAAATCAATGACCAAGATAGGAGAGATGCAATGA
- the trpB gene encoding tryptophan synthase subunit beta, which produces MAETKGYFGQFGGSFVPEPIQAMLDELEATFEKYKDDPEFLNEYRHYLEDYSGRETPLYFAESLTQHLGGAKIYLKREDLNHLGSHKLNNVLGQILLAKRMGKTRVIAETGAGQHGVATAAASAKFGMKCDVYMGAEDVERQRLNVFRMEMMGATVHAVETGTKTLKDAVDAAFGAWMSDLEAFYVLGSAVGPHPYPTIVHEFQKVISEESRRQILDKEGRLPDYVIACVGGGSNAIGAFSQYVADEEVKLVGVEAAGRGLDTDQHAATMTKGSVGVVDGMKTYAVFAEDGQVAPVYSISAGLDYPGVGPEHAFFKDSGRVEYVAATDDEAVDALLLLTQKEGILPAIESSHAIAEAIKRAPQLSSDQIIIINVSGRGDKDVAAIADYLEKRK; this is translated from the coding sequence ATGGCAGAAACTAAAGGATATTTTGGACAATTTGGCGGCTCCTTTGTACCGGAGCCTATCCAGGCCATGCTGGACGAATTGGAAGCGACTTTTGAGAAGTATAAGGATGACCCAGAATTTTTAAATGAATACCGACATTATTTGGAGGATTATTCAGGACGGGAAACTCCACTCTACTTTGCAGAAAGTCTGACCCAGCATCTGGGCGGAGCTAAGATTTATCTGAAGCGGGAAGATCTCAATCATCTAGGCTCGCATAAGCTCAATAATGTTTTGGGGCAGATTCTTCTAGCTAAGCGCATGGGCAAGACCCGAGTCATCGCTGAAACTGGAGCTGGTCAGCATGGTGTGGCAACTGCGGCAGCCTCAGCTAAGTTTGGTATGAAGTGCGATGTCTACATGGGTGCAGAGGATGTAGAGCGCCAGCGCCTCAATGTCTTCCGCATGGAAATGATGGGGGCGACCGTTCACGCTGTGGAAACAGGAACCAAAACCCTCAAAGATGCTGTAGATGCAGCCTTCGGAGCTTGGATGAGCGATTTGGAAGCCTTCTATGTTTTGGGGTCGGCTGTCGGACCTCACCCCTATCCGACCATTGTTCATGAATTCCAAAAGGTGATCAGTGAAGAATCTCGTCGGCAGATTTTGGACAAGGAAGGCCGCTTGCCGGACTATGTTATTGCCTGCGTAGGTGGTGGTTCCAATGCTATCGGCGCCTTCTCCCAGTATGTGGCGGATGAAGAAGTCAAGCTGGTTGGTGTTGAAGCAGCTGGGCGAGGACTTGATACAGACCAGCATGCAGCGACTATGACCAAGGGAAGTGTCGGAGTAGTGGACGGTATGAAGACCTACGCTGTCTTTGCAGAAGATGGTCAGGTGGCACCGGTTTACTCCATTTCAGCAGGCTTAGACTATCCTGGAGTTGGTCCCGAACATGCTTTCTTTAAAGATTCTGGTCGAGTAGAATACGTGGCAGCGACAGATGATGAAGCTGTGGATGCCTTGCTTCTCTTGACACAAAAGGAAGGGATTTTGCCAGCAATCGAAAGTTCTCATGCCATTGCTGAAGCTATCAAGCGAGCTCCGCAATTGTCATCTGACCAAATCATCATTATCAACGTATCTGGTCGCGGAGACAAGGATGTGGCAGCCATTGCCGACTATCTAGAAAAACGAAAATAA
- a CDS encoding VanZ family protein: MFSLKNYLTSDGELTAKGRKLLVGGSWLYFLMLCILCFIPQVPEPGMETPGIQYFGRIVVLLIPFNSFVNIGEITSWIQLIKVFIQNLANIFLLSPLIFQLLWLFPKLRKTKKVVWLSFGMSLSIEVTQILLDLLINANRVFEIDDLWTNTLGGYLAWRAFQLGQKIWKNRQDDASKRD, encoded by the coding sequence ATGTTCAGCCTTAAGAACTACCTGACTTCTGACGGTGAGTTGACTGCTAAGGGGCGAAAATTGCTGGTGGGAGGAAGCTGGCTCTATTTCTTGATGCTTTGCATTTTGTGCTTTATTCCTCAAGTTCCAGAGCCGGGAATGGAGACGCCGGGAATCCAGTACTTTGGCCGAATAGTGGTTTTGTTAATCCCTTTTAATTCCTTTGTCAATATTGGTGAGATTACTTCTTGGATCCAGCTGATCAAGGTCTTTATCCAAAATCTAGCCAATATCTTCTTGCTATCACCCTTAATTTTTCAATTGCTTTGGCTCTTTCCGAAATTGCGGAAGACCAAGAAGGTTGTATGGCTGAGCTTTGGGATGAGTCTGTCTATCGAAGTGACTCAGATTCTGCTGGACCTTCTTATCAATGCTAATCGAGTTTTTGAGATTGATGATCTCTGGACCAATACTTTGGGTGGCTATCTGGCTTGGCGGGCATTTCAGCTTGGTCAGAAAATCTGGAAAAATCGTCAAGACGACGCTTCCAAAAGAGATTAG
- the rlmN gene encoding 23S rRNA (adenine(2503)-C(2))-methyltransferase RlmN, giving the protein MKPSIYSLTRQEMIEWAEAQGEKKFRAAQIWEWLYRKRVQSFEEMTNLSKDLIARLNDHFVVNPLKQRIVQESADGTVKYLFELPDGMLIETVLMRQHYGLSVCVTTQVGCNIGCTFCASGLIKKQRDLNNGEIVAQIMLVQKYFDERGQDERVSHIVVMGIGEPFDNYDNVLKFVRTVNDDKGLAIGARHITVSTSGLAHKIRDFANEGVQVNLAVSLHAPNNDLRTSIMRINRSFPIEKLFAAIEYYIETTNRRVTFEYIMLNEVNDGLEQAKELAELLKNIKKLSYVNLIPYNPVSEHDQYSRSPKERVMAFYDTLKKNGVNCVVRQEHGTDIDAACGQLRSNTMKRDREKALIENVQP; this is encoded by the coding sequence ATGAAACCATCTATTTATAGCTTAACGCGTCAGGAAATGATTGAATGGGCGGAAGCTCAGGGAGAAAAGAAATTCCGTGCTGCCCAGATTTGGGAGTGGCTCTATCGCAAGCGGGTCCAGTCTTTTGAGGAAATGACCAATCTATCCAAAGACTTAATTGCTAGGCTAAATGATCACTTTGTCGTCAATCCGCTTAAACAGCGCATTGTTCAGGAGTCAGCTGATGGTACGGTCAAGTACCTCTTTGAGCTGCCGGATGGCATGCTGATTGAGACGGTACTCATGCGCCAGCACTATGGACTTTCAGTCTGTGTGACCACCCAAGTTGGCTGCAATATCGGCTGTACCTTCTGTGCTTCCGGCTTAATTAAAAAGCAACGCGACCTCAATAACGGTGAGATTGTTGCTCAGATTATGCTGGTTCAGAAGTATTTTGACGAGCGTGGTCAGGATGAGCGGGTCAGCCACATCGTGGTTATGGGAATCGGTGAGCCTTTTGACAATTATGACAATGTGCTCAAGTTTGTTCGGACGGTCAATGATGACAAAGGTTTGGCTATCGGTGCCCGCCATATCACGGTTTCAACTTCAGGGCTGGCTCATAAGATTCGTGACTTTGCCAATGAAGGTGTGCAGGTCAATCTAGCTGTATCCCTGCATGCCCCAAATAATGATCTGCGGACCAGCATCATGCGGATTAACCGGTCCTTCCCTATCGAAAAGCTTTTTGCAGCTATTGAATACTACATTGAGACGACCAACCGCCGGGTGACCTTTGAGTACATCATGCTCAATGAAGTCAATGACGGGTTAGAGCAGGCCAAGGAGCTGGCTGAGCTGCTCAAGAACATTAAGAAGCTGTCTTATGTCAATCTCATTCCTTACAACCCAGTTAGCGAGCACGACCAATACAGCCGCAGTCCCAAAGAGCGTGTCATGGCCTTCTACGATACCCTCAAGAAAAACGGAGTCAACTGCGTGGTTCGTCAGGAACATGGAACGGATATTGATGCAGCCTGCGGTCAGCTACGTTCTAATACTATGAAGCGTGATCGTGAGAAAGCATTGATAGAAAATGTTCAGCCTTAA
- a CDS encoding DUF1027 domain-containing protein: protein MRKDISPELYNYNKFPGPEFKQIDSKIVAEKFEFELIENYKEGFDLTAFHQRFSEILTKFDYIVGDWGNEQLRLRGFYKDERANESDEKISRLEDYLLEYCSYGCAYFVLENPNPQRASFDKKSHGKKESEGRSKRSRNSRSGGDRNRRSERDRDSRSKRDNKRSRNNSQQDRQKKQKDSNRHFVIRQNKGEK, encoded by the coding sequence ATGCGTAAAGATATTTCACCTGAATTGTATAATTATAATAAATTCCCAGGACCAGAATTTAAACAGATTGACAGCAAGATTGTTGCAGAAAAATTCGAGTTTGAATTGATTGAGAACTATAAGGAAGGCTTTGACTTGACGGCCTTTCATCAGCGCTTTTCAGAAATTCTCACCAAGTTTGACTATATTGTCGGTGACTGGGGCAATGAGCAGCTGCGCCTGCGTGGTTTTTACAAGGACGAGCGGGCTAATGAAAGCGATGAGAAGATTAGCCGCTTAGAAGACTATTTGCTGGAGTACTGCAGCTACGGCTGTGCTTATTTTGTCTTGGAAAATCCAAATCCCCAGCGCGCTTCCTTTGATAAGAAATCGCATGGCAAGAAAGAGTCAGAAGGTCGGTCGAAACGTTCTCGCAACAGCCGTTCAGGCGGTGACCGCAATCGCAGAAGCGAGCGAGATCGAGACAGTCGTTCTAAAAGGGATAATAAGCGCTCTCGCAACAATTCCCAGCAAGATAGGCAGAAAAAGCAAAAAGACAGCAATCGCCATTTTGTGATTCGCCAGAATAAAGGAGAAAAATGA
- a CDS encoding PDZ domain-containing protein: MKRIKKFILPTVIGVTIVFFIAALCVRLPYYIEVPGGAEDVRQVLLVDNKADKEAGSYNFVTVGVEQATFAHLVYAWLTPFTDIYSAKDMTGGSTDDEFNRINQFYMETSQNMAKYQGLTTAGKEIKMDYLGVYVLQVADNSTFKGVLNIADTVTGVNDKTFESSEELVKYVNSQKLGDKVKVTFQEDGQEKSATGKIIKLENGKNGIGISLIDRTEVSSNIPITFSTEGIGGPSAGLMFSLAIYTQLADPTLRDGRDIAGTGSINREGEVGEIGGIDKKVVSAAQSGADIFFAPNNELTEEEKKLSPNGKNNYQTALETAKKIKTDMKIVPVKTLQDAIDYLKKNK; this comes from the coding sequence ATGAAAAGAATTAAGAAGTTTATATTGCCGACGGTCATTGGCGTCACTATTGTCTTTTTTATAGCAGCACTTTGCGTTCGTCTGCCTTATTATATAGAAGTTCCTGGTGGTGCCGAGGATGTTCGTCAGGTCTTGCTGGTTGATAATAAGGCTGACAAGGAAGCGGGCTCCTATAACTTTGTGACGGTCGGAGTAGAGCAGGCAACCTTTGCTCATCTGGTCTATGCTTGGCTGACTCCTTTTACAGATATTTATTCCGCCAAGGATATGACAGGTGGCTCCACGGACGATGAGTTTAATCGGATCAACCAATTTTACATGGAAACATCGCAAAATATGGCCAAATATCAGGGGTTGACGACGGCTGGTAAAGAGATTAAAATGGACTATTTGGGGGTTTATGTCCTGCAGGTAGCTGATAACTCAACCTTCAAAGGAGTTCTCAATATTGCTGATACGGTAACTGGTGTCAATGACAAGACATTTGAAAGCTCTGAGGAGCTGGTCAAGTATGTCAACTCGCAGAAGCTTGGGGATAAGGTCAAGGTAACTTTCCAAGAAGATGGTCAGGAGAAATCGGCAACCGGAAAGATTATTAAGCTAGAGAATGGTAAGAACGGGATTGGGATTAGTCTGATAGACCGGACGGAAGTCAGCAGTAATATTCCGATTACATTTTCAACTGAGGGTATCGGCGGTCCTAGTGCTGGTCTTATGTTCAGTCTGGCCATTTATACCCAGTTAGCTGATCCGACTCTTCGTGACGGCCGCGATATTGCAGGAACCGGCAGCATCAACAGAGAAGGTGAAGTTGGCGAAATCGGCGGAATCGATAAGAAAGTCGTTTCAGCAGCCCAAAGCGGAGCAGATATCTTCTTTGCGCCGAACAATGAACTTACAGAGGAAGAGAAGAAGCTTTCGCCTAATGGGAAAAATAACTACCAAACGGCTCTGGAGACAGCCAAGAAGATTAAAACGGATATGAAAATTGTTCCAGTTAAAACGCTGCAGGATGCCATTGACTATCTGAAAAAGAACAAGTAA